ttaatatttaatactcacATCATAGCATgacatagtattaataaatacatgttttatgTCTTCCACAATAGTATTAAgtgataaatattcattttttctcaACGaacttataattgtatttatatctgtaggtttggtattttttttcaaattgttcatATACTACAGCATGAAAATAACATGTaacgttaataaaaataattgctgagttatttgtttaaatgtatttaacttaCAATAGTTCGAGGGGATGAATCTCTAAAATGATCAATGTCTTTAAATCGACATAATAGTTCCATTAATATACGATCAATGATTTTTCGTCGAACTGTCTTATCGGAAATATCATCTAAGTCATATTTTCCTAAATCCTTAGAAATGGCAGTTATATCTTTACACAATGTGCACTGCCATTCTTTTTCCTcttcattactattataacaagggtacaaaattaaattcttattgtaatgtaactgattcataaaaatagaatgaataattcattttaaatttcatcaaCTGATCGctataacaatatacctagGAATGATTATAGGAATATGACAATCTTCATGATATTTTCTATGACAGCGACtgcatttatacaaatattcacCCCATTCGTAGCAACATGAACATACAGCATTTGGACTATCAAATGTATATTCAGTATCTGAAATAAATGCATctgaaagaataataattataattattatttattactataagttttattaaaatgtataaataataaatagtttacctGAAGATGAATCATTGCTACTAGTTGAGagttttcgttttttatattttaatgctttctaaaaacaattaaatgcacttataatatatattatatacacaattattgaattatctattgaagtattttaagaaaaaagaaataataacaactgaCTACAACACTAAGAAAGAAAGATAACAACATGGACATCTCAGAAACAATATTTGACAAATaagttgaattaaatatattaagtgaattaagacatttaataaaatacgttagcgaaaatccaaaattacaaaaagttttataaatagaatttgTATACCAAGCACAAAACttcaagttaaattttaaaataataaatggtttaactataataaaattgcagACATTAGATGCTcacaaaaatatctatataaaatgtaatggttGCAACCTTACAACATTTTTGtgatcaaatatttacaaaacaaactaaaaatgattaagaaaatcaaatcaaaactGCATTagcttttatataaattgatctTAGGTATAATGTCCAATGATACTGTATAATGACTTCAATTGTATGAAGACATCactaagattttataaatattaaactatgcaAGGATCAAAGTaatgaaatcaataaaatgttagaaaaactaaaaaggtaGTCATAAGGAATAACATCAGACAGTTaagaatacttaataatatattgccatCTACCGTCCTAATAATCAGTCCTAACCTCTGGATAGGCATAATGGCACCTAtaacctatttaatttttacataaaaaagtaatattttttcataatttactacttacttataaaagaatatttatttattattgaagaataaattaaaatgcaaactaattataattctaaaaaaaaaataagataaaatactaCTAAAATTCGCAAATACTATCTTGGTATCAGAAATTAATACATTGAATATATcggtaaatttaattacatactgcaagtacctattaattataataaaattgagaaCATGATAAATAAACACTGGCCACCTTACGCTAAGTGAAGATTTTTCAATAGTGATTATCAATCAAAAAtactgtgttttttttaactatcaaaTTATTCATAGCAGACGCGTAGCCAGGGGGTTGTTATAGATGTAGTaacacccccccccccacacAGCCGTGGTATACTTATGTTTTATCAAGATAAAGATGCATCATAAGCACGGTTTATCTTAAAtcgatatatgatataaaaatatgtgaaaaatttaaatgtacgtaaagtaattaattttgtgtgtataattttgtcaattaattttgaataacacccccccccccttagAAATGTCTAGCTATGCATCTGATTCATAGGTATAGGAATACGATGTGACACAATAAGAATCTACTAATAACGTATATTGAACAGCTGTCCAA
The DNA window shown above is from Aphis gossypii isolate Hap1 chromosome 2, ASM2018417v2, whole genome shotgun sequence and carries:
- the LOC114120120 gene encoding transcription intermediary factor 1-alpha-like, with the translated sequence MNNEPSTKKALKYKKRKLSTSSNDSSSDAFISDTEYTFDSPNAVCSCCYEWGEYLYKCSRCHRKYHEDCHIPIIIPSNEEEKEWQCTLCKDITAISKDLGKYDLDDISDKTVRRKIIDRILMELLCRFKDIDHFRDSSPRTIYMNNLKKNTKPTDINTIISSLRKNEYLSLNTIVEDIKHVFINTMSCYDVNDPYHKSANKLLEFFNRMYDKWIMHTFE